The following are encoded in a window of Fretibacter rubidus genomic DNA:
- a CDS encoding translocation/assembly module TamB domain-containing protein, with amino-acid sequence MTADMSTETSKRSWVTKALMALSLIIIIALMLIVGFRVFITTSSGHRFIENQVEGRVLGPIDGVEIDGLSGDPLGAFTIDSVSIKDASGVWMRADNIAVKWSPMALLSKHLKFEDIDIATVAIDRRPVLRETEGGEGALPKVTLDAFKIEAVKLDPTVLGQAAIFEINGAARLTDNQKTAQLSLLRTDSDGDRLTLDIMQNESGDITGDFDIFAPAGGPLANISYAPSNQNMSAKGRVDGTQESGEGTATLRFGERKVADIALSWTPAQAILNAAADMSAWPDTSNLSEMFGVELTASATLQRDARKSVFTADITAEHLNLRAEGELGTDNSLPETVQIDAAIDNPNALGVLPEGYSAGGLSVSGQVQRTALSFDGRMNLKNAITPYGRIAQFSGPITASADGAFDVNINGQGVALTLQAPIALADTASLSASGDYDAALQRLTLRAARLRSGPLNITTKGTATVDAAQYSLSGSLAVPTLATGQIPSGLISADYRLEKARASTPALSTTGQFVPKEAFAEPLGGLVGERLRFQTKMSPIEGGIKIIEAGVSTKAMRLAAEGVITDRYAVDVEATTLVPLSFDTVTAAQPTELSAKISGPRDNPNIRIQGTAPMITAAGYDVRDVTVKADFDTLLSSPTGAVQLTAETDYGPLALSTDVVLDNGAYQAADLDASLGPLSLKGDMTRFATGLLDGRLSLDLPRSEMGYGEASLILNARETGEQGVALNANAKNIAYADFEIDSLTAQASGSLSALSGDITLEGRRLVDSLARPIALNTPLSLARGDAGAITASLSPEGRYGNITFTHASPVTASYDSGTVALNMPLQVIGEPFSVSYTRTDAGLETVSIDASNLPMSLFPLPGDLADSRGRWSVDGSITAQSGVPTGSMNFTIADWRGFGVDAQTGLNINTQAQFNASQANLTIDGSSPSGFDIEGDIRVPFVTGDSLTALRPAMTAPLSGELRASGPAETVLGLVTPPNADLNGNLDMSVSVGGTLSAPQVNGRASGSALSFEAPQAGTQIRQGRFLANFTNDSLSVSDVYFTDTRDGVATGAGEFTLGEFGRPLGKLTVTSQRFHILDRRDLTARVSGDVSYESLADKALVSGNVKIGEAEIKQFVASQGVSVIEIPVKEINVPERLKSNTSFDTQPALPINLDVTVSAPRRIFVRSKGLDVELSANAVITGTLSDPLINGTAEVERGSFKIAGKELQFDAGSVEFNGPVSTAKLSLEATADTANLTASVVISGTLEDPNIELSSTPERPDDEILSALLFGRSATELSTLEAAQLAGAIAQFSGNGVGFDLLGGLRDSLGVGQLSVNIADDGTAQITGGRYLTRNVYLQVFSGVDASTAGAVIDWELRRNLSLRSKLQADNEQSLSLSYKKDF; translated from the coding sequence ATGACTGCTGATATGAGCACAGAGACATCCAAACGCAGCTGGGTCACGAAAGCCCTAATGGCCCTTAGCCTTATTATAATCATCGCCCTGATGCTTATCGTCGGATTTCGTGTGTTTATCACAACATCATCAGGCCACCGTTTCATAGAAAATCAAGTTGAGGGCCGCGTGCTGGGCCCAATAGACGGGGTCGAGATTGACGGCTTGTCAGGTGACCCTTTGGGCGCGTTTACAATCGATTCTGTGTCTATCAAAGATGCATCAGGGGTTTGGATGCGCGCAGATAACATTGCGGTAAAATGGTCGCCTATGGCCCTTTTGTCTAAGCATTTGAAATTTGAAGACATTGATATTGCCACTGTTGCTATAGACCGTCGTCCCGTTTTGCGTGAGACCGAAGGGGGCGAGGGGGCGTTGCCCAAAGTTACCTTGGACGCATTTAAGATAGAGGCAGTGAAACTCGACCCAACTGTCCTCGGGCAGGCGGCAATCTTTGAAATTAACGGTGCGGCGCGTTTGACAGACAATCAGAAAACGGCGCAACTTTCGCTGTTGCGCACAGATAGCGACGGTGACCGACTTACGCTCGATATCATGCAAAATGAGAGCGGGGACATCACAGGTGATTTTGATATTTTTGCCCCAGCGGGCGGTCCGCTAGCCAACATAAGCTACGCGCCATCGAACCAAAATATGTCCGCGAAAGGTCGCGTGGACGGCACGCAAGAGAGCGGTGAGGGCACAGCAACCCTGCGCTTTGGCGAAAGAAAAGTAGCCGACATCGCTCTAAGCTGGACCCCGGCCCAAGCTATATTAAACGCCGCGGCAGATATGAGCGCATGGCCAGACACATCCAATTTGAGCGAGATGTTCGGTGTCGAGTTAACCGCTTCTGCGACGTTACAGCGAGACGCAAGAAAGTCAGTATTCACCGCTGATATCACCGCAGAGCATTTAAATCTAAGGGCCGAGGGTGAGCTTGGTACCGATAATAGTCTGCCGGAAACTGTACAGATAGACGCAGCCATTGATAATCCAAACGCTTTGGGCGTCTTGCCAGAAGGTTATAGCGCGGGTGGATTATCCGTATCGGGGCAGGTTCAACGCACAGCTTTGAGCTTTGATGGGCGGATGAATTTAAAGAACGCGATAACTCCTTACGGCCGCATAGCGCAGTTCTCAGGCCCGATAACCGCCTCTGCTGATGGGGCCTTTGATGTTAATATCAACGGCCAAGGCGTAGCTTTAACGCTTCAAGCCCCCATTGCACTCGCGGATACCGCGTCCCTATCGGCATCGGGTGATTATGATGCGGCTCTGCAAAGATTGACGTTGCGGGCGGCGCGTCTTCGCTCAGGTCCGCTGAACATAACAACAAAAGGCACTGCGACTGTAGATGCGGCGCAGTACAGTCTTTCGGGATCACTCGCTGTCCCAACCTTAGCCACGGGTCAAATCCCCAGTGGTTTAATCTCTGCTGATTATCGTCTTGAGAAAGCGCGCGCATCTACACCCGCACTATCGACGACGGGTCAGTTTGTCCCAAAAGAAGCTTTCGCAGAACCATTAGGCGGCTTGGTTGGGGAACGCTTGCGTTTTCAAACGAAAATGTCGCCTATTGAGGGCGGTATAAAAATCATCGAAGCGGGCGTTTCAACCAAGGCCATGCGTCTGGCCGCAGAGGGGGTCATTACGGACCGTTACGCGGTTGATGTAGAGGCCACAACGCTAGTGCCCTTATCATTTGATACGGTCACTGCGGCGCAACCCACTGAACTCAGCGCCAAAATTTCTGGCCCGCGTGATAATCCAAATATCCGCATACAAGGCACTGCACCGATGATAACAGCGGCAGGTTATGACGTTCGCGACGTGACAGTCAAAGCCGATTTTGACACGCTGTTGTCCAGTCCTACTGGGGCCGTTCAGCTTACGGCAGAAACAGATTACGGGCCGTTGGCCTTAAGCACAGATGTTGTCTTGGATAACGGGGCTTACCAAGCCGCTGATCTGGATGCGTCACTCGGGCCTTTATCACTAAAGGGAGATATGACCCGCTTTGCAACAGGGTTGCTAGACGGTCGACTATCGCTTGATTTACCGCGAAGCGAGATGGGGTACGGCGAAGCGTCATTGATATTGAACGCGCGCGAGACTGGCGAGCAGGGGGTGGCTCTGAATGCTAACGCTAAAAATATTGCCTATGCTGATTTTGAAATAGATAGCCTGACAGCCCAAGCTAGCGGAAGCTTATCAGCGCTGTCAGGCGATATCACATTAGAAGGTCGGCGCTTGGTCGACTCACTCGCACGGCCAATTGCGCTTAACACACCGCTGTCTCTTGCGCGTGGTGATGCGGGTGCAATCACGGCCTCGCTATCGCCGGAAGGGCGTTACGGTAACATCACGTTTACCCATGCGAGCCCCGTTACCGCTTCATATGACAGCGGCACTGTGGCGCTTAACATGCCCCTGCAAGTCATAGGCGAGCCGTTCTCTGTTAGCTACACGCGTACAGACGCGGGCCTTGAGACGGTATCAATAGACGCAAGCAATTTACCCATGAGTTTGTTTCCCCTTCCAGGTGATTTGGCAGATTCGCGGGGGCGTTGGTCGGTTGATGGTAGCATCACCGCGCAATCAGGCGTGCCAACAGGGTCTATGAATTTTACCATCGCCGATTGGCGGGGTTTTGGGGTGGACGCGCAAACAGGCTTGAATATCAACACTCAGGCACAGTTCAATGCATCCCAAGCCAATCTAACGATTGACGGGAGTTCGCCATCTGGTTTTGATATTGAAGGTGACATTCGCGTGCCTTTTGTGACGGGGGATAGCTTGACTGCTCTGCGTCCTGCTATGACGGCGCCGCTGTCTGGTGAGCTTCGCGCTTCGGGCCCTGCGGAAACTGTCTTAGGGTTGGTTACCCCGCCTAATGCAGATTTAAACGGAAATTTGGACATGTCAGTCAGTGTTGGTGGGACTTTATCTGCGCCGCAAGTCAACGGGCGGGCGTCCGGCTCTGCTCTGTCTTTCGAAGCCCCGCAAGCAGGCACGCAAATCCGACAGGGGCGTTTCTTGGCGAATTTCACCAATGACAGCCTGTCGGTTTCTGACGTTTATTTTACCGACACGCGGGACGGTGTCGCCACGGGGGCTGGCGAATTTACTTTGGGGGAGTTTGGCCGCCCGCTTGGGAAACTTACTGTGACGTCGCAACGCTTTCATATCCTTGATCGGCGCGACTTGACGGCCCGCGTCAGCGGCGATGTCAGCTACGAGAGCTTGGCTGATAAAGCCTTGGTTTCGGGCAATGTAAAAATTGGTGAGGCAGAGATCAAACAATTTGTTGCGTCGCAAGGCGTCAGTGTCATCGAAATTCCGGTTAAGGAAATCAATGTTCCAGAGCGGTTAAAGTCAAACACAAGCTTTGATACGCAGCCTGCGCTGCCCATTAATCTCGACGTAACAGTAAGCGCGCCCCGCCGAATATTTGTGCGCAGCAAAGGCCTGGATGTCGAGTTATCCGCCAATGCCGTCATTACCGGAACGCTCTCTGATCCCCTCATTAACGGCACCGCAGAGGTCGAACGCGGCAGTTTCAAAATCGCGGGCAAAGAGCTTCAATTTGATGCGGGGTCAGTGGAGTTTAATGGCCCTGTCTCAACGGCCAAATTGTCATTGGAAGCGACCGCTGATACGGCCAATTTAACCGCGTCCGTTGTTATAAGCGGGACATTGGAAGACCCGAACATAGAGCTATCAAGCACACCAGAACGGCCCGATGATGAAATCCTCTCAGCCCTGCTATTTGGACGCTCTGCGACAGAGCTTTCAACACTAGAAGCCGCGCAATTAGCAGGCGCGATTGCGCAATTCTCTGGCAATGGTGTTGGGTTTGACCTGCTAGGCGGCCTACGCGATTCTTTGGGTGTCGGACAGCTCAGTGTGAACATTGCCGATGACGGTACCGCGCAAATCACAGGTGGACGCTATCTCACCCGCAATGTTTATTTACAAGTTTTCTCTGGTGTTGACGCGTCCACCGCTGGTGCTGTGATTGACTGGGAACTTCGCCGCAATTTATCACTACGGTCTAAACTTCAAGCCGATAACGAGCAGTCCTTATCCTTGAGTTACAAAAAAGACTTTTAG
- a CDS encoding autotransporter assembly complex family protein: MYQFFTPFRRLIYALALVTAWGATAWAQEPLATIKGDMTPEVRDLVLAVLGTVETPPRSLAQARRRAKGAAEQARSVMRSQGYYAAEITARVEEAVATNKESSRAAPEVILTIIPNSRFSFTDVSINYPDGPPDIATEVQSVINLPDGAPGVAAKVVAAEIRMINLLRAKGYPSARALPRDAVVDYDNQTLSVKYNISTGVKTRFGDIVQTGTASLAKGWPTMIAPFEAGEVFDDRQMNRLAARVIGTGVFDGATATLSDDVVPNVDGTVTRNVMLNVEQGAINTVRGELGYSTTEGSGIDLVYERRNFIGYAQTLRLLGTAKTNEISAGVAYNIPFAWRVDRELDLGLSVASENTDAFDGERASVNAVLTQKFAPFLKVAGGLSLEASRFEDDGQDVTSYLVDGILRASYDSRNNLFNPVKGVHAELDVTPTYNFGKADGFFTTAEASLSHYQRMGDRLVAAGRLKAGTIFGASQASVPLNRRYYAGGGGSVRGFGFQSISPRDAEGEIIGGRSVLEGSAELRYRGNGALGFVGFVDAGSVTRADVPDFTDIRYGAGVGVRYYTSFAPLRADIAIPINKRDGDNAVQIYISIGQAF; this comes from the coding sequence ATGTATCAGTTTTTTACACCATTCAGACGGCTTATCTACGCCCTTGCGCTTGTGACCGCATGGGGCGCAACTGCATGGGCGCAGGAGCCTTTGGCCACGATTAAAGGTGATATGACCCCAGAGGTTCGAGACCTCGTTCTGGCCGTATTAGGCACAGTCGAAACCCCGCCGCGCTCGCTAGCCCAAGCCCGTCGCCGTGCAAAGGGGGCCGCTGAACAAGCGCGCTCTGTCATGCGCTCACAGGGCTATTACGCGGCGGAAATTACAGCACGGGTGGAGGAAGCTGTAGCGACCAATAAAGAAAGCAGTCGCGCGGCCCCAGAGGTCATCTTGACCATCATACCCAATAGCCGTTTTAGCTTTACCGATGTATCAATCAATTATCCCGACGGCCCACCCGACATCGCAACAGAGGTGCAATCCGTTATCAATCTGCCCGACGGTGCGCCTGGCGTGGCAGCAAAAGTTGTTGCCGCAGAAATCCGAATGATAAATTTGCTCCGTGCAAAAGGCTACCCCTCGGCCCGGGCGCTCCCGCGTGACGCCGTTGTTGATTATGATAACCAAACGCTATCTGTAAAATATAACATAAGCACCGGCGTAAAAACTCGCTTTGGCGATATCGTTCAAACAGGAACAGCCTCTCTTGCCAAAGGCTGGCCGACCATGATTGCTCCCTTTGAAGCAGGAGAGGTTTTCGACGATAGGCAGATGAACCGCTTGGCCGCGCGGGTCATCGGCACTGGCGTATTTGACGGGGCAACGGCCACACTGTCCGATGACGTTGTACCCAATGTGGACGGGACTGTGACGCGCAACGTGATGCTCAATGTAGAGCAGGGCGCGATTAACACTGTGCGCGGGGAGCTTGGCTATTCCACGACCGAAGGCAGCGGTATTGATTTGGTCTATGAGCGTCGCAATTTTATTGGCTATGCGCAAACATTGCGGTTGCTGGGCACAGCTAAAACGAATGAGATTAGTGCTGGTGTCGCCTATAATATTCCCTTTGCCTGGCGCGTTGATCGAGAGCTTGATTTAGGTCTATCAGTCGCAAGTGAAAACACCGATGCCTTTGATGGAGAGCGGGCGTCTGTCAATGCTGTCCTAACGCAAAAATTCGCGCCTTTTTTGAAAGTCGCGGGCGGTCTCTCCCTCGAAGCATCACGGTTTGAGGATGACGGTCAAGACGTCACAAGCTACCTCGTTGATGGAATTTTGCGCGCAAGTTACGACTCCCGCAATAACCTCTTTAATCCCGTGAAAGGCGTTCACGCAGAACTTGATGTGACCCCGACGTATAACTTTGGCAAAGCGGACGGATTTTTCACAACGGCCGAGGCAAGCCTTAGCCATTATCAGCGTATGGGTGACCGATTGGTTGCCGCAGGACGGTTAAAGGCAGGGACTATTTTTGGCGCGAGCCAAGCCTCTGTCCCGCTTAATCGGCGGTATTACGCAGGCGGCGGTGGCTCTGTCCGTGGGTTTGGCTTTCAGTCCATTTCACCCCGCGATGCAGAGGGCGAAATCATTGGCGGACGGTCCGTCCTAGAAGGCAGTGCAGAGCTGCGCTACCGCGGAAACGGGGCTTTAGGCTTCGTCGGTTTTGTCGATGCAGGTAGCGTTACACGGGCTGATGTGCCGGACTTTACCGACATTCGCTACGGTGCCGGCGTTGGTGTGCGCTATTACACTAGCTTCGCGCCACTACGCGCCGATATCGCTATCCCGATTAACAAACGCGACGGTGATAACGCCGTGCAGATTTATATCTCTATCGGGCAGGCGTTTTAA
- a CDS encoding endonuclease/exonuclease/phosphatase family protein: MSGTLMNWTTIIFYIWTAGLVIGTLIPLVREQTYWLRAWTYARLQMLVMITVSTIILIVWLGLDSLGHKVALAALVFSSAICLYDIYPFTPLARKHVRSIKQGEPHKAVSMLIGNVLMDNDNYDAMIKKVQTHNPDIVFLVETNSDWSKALEPIAADYPYSHCLPLEDYNGMLFYSKFPILNMQERYLVQDHIPSLTLDLDVGEHEPLRFYGVHPRPPRPEDDTADLDKELLFVANEAGHHLSPVIVTGDLNDVGWSSTTRQFLRVSGLLDPRRGRGLYNSYNAKNPLVRWPLDHLFHSKHFALKKMKRLDASGSDHFPLLIELALLR, encoded by the coding sequence GTGTCGGGAACCCTTATGAACTGGACGACTATCATTTTCTATATTTGGACGGCGGGCCTTGTTATCGGCACGCTAATTCCACTCGTTCGCGAGCAAACCTACTGGCTGCGGGCTTGGACCTATGCGCGCTTGCAAATGTTGGTGATGATAACGGTTTCTACGATCATTTTGATTGTTTGGCTGGGGCTTGATAGCCTAGGGCATAAGGTGGCCCTTGCGGCACTTGTGTTCTCGTCAGCTATTTGTCTTTACGACATTTATCCCTTCACACCACTAGCGCGCAAACATGTTCGGTCAATCAAACAAGGTGAGCCGCATAAGGCCGTCTCTATGTTGATCGGCAATGTGCTGATGGATAATGACAATTACGACGCTATGATAAAGAAAGTTCAGACCCACAATCCGGATATCGTATTTCTTGTCGAAACAAATAGCGATTGGAGTAAGGCCTTAGAACCGATCGCGGCGGATTACCCTTACAGTCACTGCCTGCCGCTCGAAGACTACAATGGCATGTTGTTTTATTCAAAGTTCCCAATTTTAAACATGCAAGAACGCTATTTGGTGCAAGATCATATACCCTCGCTAACACTTGATTTGGATGTTGGGGAGCATGAGCCTTTGCGTTTTTACGGCGTCCATCCCCGTCCACCCCGTCCAGAGGATGATACGGCGGATCTTGACAAAGAGCTTTTGTTTGTTGCCAATGAGGCGGGTCATCATTTATCCCCTGTCATTGTTACGGGTGACTTAAATGATGTGGGCTGGTCGTCGACAACGCGGCAGTTTCTGCGGGTAAGCGGCCTTCTCGACCCCCGCCGCGGACGGGGATTATATAACAGTTATAACGCTAAAAACCCGCTCGTGCGCTGGCCACTCGATCACCTTTTTCACTCAAAGCATTTTGCCTTGAAAAAGATGAAACGGTTGGATGCTTCTGGGTCAGATCATTTTCCACTGCTAATTGAATTGGCATTGCTACGTTAG
- a CDS encoding PLDc N-terminal domain-containing protein translates to MLEGLLGLLHLVVAIWAIINIVGSGASTLSKVLWTLFVLLFPLIGLIVWFFTGPKSGSRIAWTF, encoded by the coding sequence ATGTTAGAAGGTTTACTTGGTTTACTACATTTGGTCGTCGCAATTTGGGCCATCATAAATATTGTCGGTTCTGGCGCATCAACACTCAGCAAAGTCCTTTGGACACTCTTCGTGTTGCTCTTCCCTTTAATCGGTCTGATCGTTTGGTTCTTTACAGGACCTAAGTCTGGCTCGCGCATCGCCTGGACCTTTTAA
- a CDS encoding DNA topoisomerase IB, with translation MDKIIKMPESLRYSRDNENGIIRIKNKAGFSYLHHDKTLIENPQTLERIGALGLPPAYRDVWICKDDSGHLQATGLDEKGRKQYRYHADWTDFRARQKFRQIVAFGTALPSIRRRITRDLRGDDANKNFVCAALLRLIDRAALRAGHASYNATGATTLKRRHISLASHGLRLDFTAKGGKRVRKTIKDRTLAKVLQEIDDLPGRDLFQYIGVDGEVYNLDSGDANAYLRDDFTLKTFRTWHGSVAAFGHALNDSKPTIKAMSEAAAERLHNTPAICRSSYIHPDIIDLSKGHDTKSYKDQKTPGLRKTERLMLAYLQG, from the coding sequence ATGGATAAAATCATCAAAATGCCTGAGAGCCTTCGCTATAGTCGTGATAATGAAAACGGGATTATCCGAATTAAAAATAAAGCGGGCTTTTCCTATCTGCATCACGATAAAACTCTAATCGAAAATCCACAGACATTAGAGCGGATTGGTGCCCTTGGGCTGCCGCCGGCCTACCGTGATGTTTGGATTTGCAAAGATGACAGCGGGCATTTGCAAGCGACGGGATTGGATGAAAAAGGGCGTAAACAATATCGTTATCATGCCGACTGGACCGATTTTCGGGCGCGTCAAAAATTTCGGCAAATCGTAGCCTTTGGCACGGCCCTGCCCTCCATCCGGCGCCGCATAACACGCGATTTACGCGGGGATGACGCGAATAAAAATTTCGTCTGTGCCGCACTTTTGCGGTTAATCGATAGGGCGGCGCTGCGCGCTGGACATGCGAGTTATAACGCAACGGGCGCCACCACGCTAAAGCGCCGTCATATCAGTCTCGCGAGCCATGGCTTGCGTCTAGATTTCACCGCCAAAGGTGGCAAACGCGTCCGTAAGACCATCAAAGACCGCACGCTGGCCAAAGTGCTACAAGAGATTGACGACCTTCCGGGACGGGATTTGTTTCAATATATCGGCGTGGACGGCGAGGTCTATAACCTTGATAGTGGTGACGCCAACGCATATCTTCGCGATGATTTTACGCTCAAGACCTTTCGGACTTGGCATGGAAGCGTCGCAGCCTTTGGGCACGCCCTTAATGATAGTAAGCCGACCATCAAAGCAATGAGCGAGGCAGCCGCAGAACGACTGCATAATACACCCGCTATTTGCCGTAGTAGCTATATCCATCCCGATATTATTGACCTGTCAAAGGGCCATGACACCAAAAGCTATAAGGACCAAAAAACGCCCGGGCTACGAAAGACCGAGCGCTTGATGCTAGCGTATTTGCAAGGTTAA
- a CDS encoding FMN-dependent NADH-azoreductase yields MPHRILRIDSSARYNQSKSRERADILLKHLSREDGDITVTVRDVAKGLPFVDHKWVSAKGVPEDDLSESQRETLALSYELIDEIKRNDTILITCPIYNYQIPASLKAWIDLVILPQRTVKMTDDGLVGMLNNKRAVILFASSGTEIGSDIDFASPYLIHILNFMGIKDVTILGGMEDVDADQLIKAYAA; encoded by the coding sequence ATGCCCCACCGTATTTTACGTATTGATTCAAGCGCGCGTTACAACCAATCAAAAAGCCGAGAACGCGCCGATATTTTGCTCAAACACCTATCGCGAGAAGACGGCGATATAACCGTCACCGTTCGCGATGTCGCCAAAGGACTACCCTTTGTTGATCACAAGTGGGTGAGCGCCAAAGGTGTTCCGGAAGACGACCTAAGCGAGTCGCAACGCGAGACACTCGCATTGTCATATGAATTAATCGACGAGATTAAACGCAATGATACAATACTGATCACTTGCCCGATCTATAACTACCAAATTCCAGCGTCCTTGAAGGCTTGGATTGATCTTGTGATTTTGCCCCAACGCACAGTGAAAATGACAGATGACGGACTAGTGGGCATGTTGAACAATAAAAGAGCCGTGATTTTATTCGCGTCTAGCGGAACAGAGATCGGCTCTGATATTGATTTTGCGAGCCCTTACCTAATCCATATTCTCAATTTTATGGGCATTAAAGACGTCACTATATTGGGCGGTATGGAAGATGTGGACGCAGATCAGCTCATCAAAGCTTACGCCGCTTAA
- the gdhA gene encoding NADP-specific glutamate dehydrogenase codes for MSKFETQWDDMMSRIETRSADQDEFLQAVHEVAASVKDVVKTDDALQKSRIFERLTEPDRIIIFNVTWEDDGGDVHINRGYRVQHCGAIGPYKGGIRFHPTVDLSTLKFLAFEQTFKNALTGLPMGGGKGGSDFDPEGRSEREIMRFCQAFMDELFRHIGPYTDVPAGDINVGGREIGYMYGRYRRLTNRFTGAMTGKGLSYGGSPARVEATGYGLIYFLSHVLEAHLDKIDDKTIIISGAGNVALHAAEKAVALGAKVITLSDSDGTLLKEDGFSSDDINWIKDHKAKSGASLKAFTDDRGGTFKSGKKPWSIKADIALPCATQNEIDKDDAKALVDNDVKFLAEGANMPCTAKATKTIRESDMVYVPGKASNAGGVALSGLEMSQNADFERGEFDTLDTQLQSIMARIHDSCKDFGKVDDRIDYVRGANRAAFAKVSKALLAFGI; via the coding sequence ATGTCAAAATTTGAAACGCAGTGGGACGACATGATGTCTCGAATAGAAACGCGAAGTGCGGACCAAGACGAATTCTTGCAAGCCGTTCACGAAGTTGCCGCGAGTGTTAAAGACGTCGTGAAGACCGATGACGCGCTGCAAAAGTCGCGCATCTTTGAACGTCTGACAGAACCTGACCGCATCATCATCTTCAATGTCACCTGGGAAGATGACGGTGGTGACGTGCACATAAACCGCGGCTATCGCGTGCAGCATTGCGGCGCGATAGGCCCCTATAAAGGCGGTATCCGCTTCCATCCAACCGTAGATCTATCGACGCTTAAGTTTCTTGCTTTTGAGCAGACGTTCAAAAATGCACTCACAGGCTTGCCTATGGGCGGCGGTAAGGGGGGATCTGATTTTGACCCTGAAGGACGAAGCGAGCGTGAGATTATGCGGTTCTGCCAAGCCTTTATGGATGAGTTGTTTCGCCACATCGGCCCATACACAGACGTTCCTGCTGGTGACATTAATGTTGGCGGGCGTGAAATCGGATATATGTATGGCCGTTACCGCCGTCTGACAAACCGCTTTACAGGCGCAATGACGGGCAAAGGCTTGTCCTATGGGGGCAGCCCCGCCCGTGTCGAAGCCACAGGATACGGCCTTATATATTTCCTAAGCCATGTCCTTGAAGCGCATTTGGATAAAATAGATGATAAGACGATAATTATTTCCGGCGCGGGAAATGTGGCGCTCCACGCCGCAGAAAAGGCCGTCGCGCTAGGCGCAAAAGTTATCACCTTATCAGATAGTGACGGTACACTGCTAAAAGAAGACGGGTTTTCAAGCGACGATATTAATTGGATCAAAGATCACAAAGCAAAATCAGGAGCCAGCCTGAAAGCTTTTACGGATGACAGGGGCGGGACGTTTAAGTCTGGTAAAAAACCATGGTCAATCAAGGCTGATATCGCGCTGCCCTGTGCGACGCAGAACGAAATTGATAAAGATGACGCTAAGGCCCTTGTTGACAATGACGTGAAATTTCTGGCCGAGGGTGCCAATATGCCGTGCACCGCCAAGGCGACAAAGACCATTCGGGAGAGCGACATGGTCTATGTTCCTGGGAAAGCGTCTAACGCTGGGGGCGTCGCACTTAGCGGGTTAGAGATGAGCCAAAATGCCGACTTTGAGCGCGGTGAATTTGATACGCTGGATACACAGCTTCAATCGATTATGGCGCGCATTCACGACAGTTGCAAAGATTTCGGCAAAGTCGATGACCGCATCGATTATGTCCGCGGTGCGAACCGTGCCGCATTTGCCAAAGTGTCAAAGGCCCTACTGGCCTTTGGTATTTAA
- a CDS encoding response regulator → MPKILIVEDDPFIAMDLEDTFLSEGYEVLGPIATVDAGLSLLKEEKPDVAMLDYNLGRETSIPIARALNDNSIPFFFLSGQIKRVIIDNDVAGIKVIPKPFIPEKLVQEVQALSG, encoded by the coding sequence ATGCCAAAGATTTTAATTGTAGAAGACGACCCCTTTATCGCTATGGATTTGGAAGACACCTTCCTGTCCGAGGGCTATGAAGTGTTAGGTCCCATCGCGACTGTCGACGCTGGACTTTCTCTGCTTAAAGAGGAAAAGCCCGACGTTGCTATGCTAGATTATAACTTGGGTCGAGAAACAAGTATTCCGATTGCGCGTGCGCTGAACGACAATAGCATACCCTTCTTCTTTCTTTCTGGTCAGATTAAGCGGGTCATAATTGATAATGATGTGGCCGGTATTAAGGTTATTCCAAAACCCTTTATACCTGAAAAACTTGTTCAAGAGGTTCAAGCCCTGTCTGGATAA